A window of the Chiloscyllium plagiosum isolate BGI_BamShark_2017 chromosome 13, ASM401019v2, whole genome shotgun sequence genome harbors these coding sequences:
- the LOC122556391 gene encoding somatostatin-like, with product MVNKAMGDWILELIKYNLVQLLSELANAENEALEAEDLPGMAKQDEIRVELERSANANSPQRERKAGCKNFFWKTFTAC from the exons ATGGTTAATAAAGCAATGGGTGATTGGATATTG GAGCTGATCAAATACAATCTCGTCCAACTGCTCTCGGAGCTGGCAAACGCCGAGAACGAAGCCTTGGAAGCGGAGGATTTGCCGGGGATGGCGAAACAGGATGAGATACGGGTTGAGTTGGAGCGATCCGCCAATGCCAATTCGCCCCAGAGGGAACGGAAGGCGGGCTGCAAAAACTTCTTCTGGAAAACCTTCACAGCCTGTTAA